The following coding sequences lie in one Cucurbita pepo subsp. pepo cultivar mu-cu-16 chromosome LG13, ASM280686v2, whole genome shotgun sequence genomic window:
- the LOC111808814 gene encoding putative calcium-binding protein CML19 isoform X1 produces the protein MVGHLLHDLTASAIFIPQLIRRSNHGTRIPFHIIADPFCCNPQFFIPKSLSSFGSRMMDKMALYEKVFKQVDGDGDGKLSPLELQRCMAGVGGSLTLEEAEMVVENLDTDGDGLMGWGEFVAFVEGVGEEEKVSDLKEAFRMYEMDGCGFITTKSLKRMLSRLGESRSIEECNKMIAKFDLNSDGVLNFDEFMFMMS, from the coding sequence atggtCGGCCATCTGCTCCACGACTTGACGGCATCTGCCATTTTCATTCCCCAACTAATCCGGCGGTCAAACCACGGTACGCGCATTCCTTTTCATATAATTGCAGACCCATTTTGCTGTAATCCCCAATTCTTCATACCCAAATCTCTTTCTTCATTCGGATCCAGAATGATGGACAAAATGGCGTTGTACGAGAAGGTGTTCAAGCAGGTCGACGGAGATGGCGATGGGAAGCTGTCTCCATTGGAGCTGCAGCGGTGTATGGCTGGCGTCGGGGGTAGTTTGACGCTGGAGGAAGCGGAGATGGTGGTGGAGAATTTGGATACGGACGGCGATGGGTTGATGGGGTGGGGTGAATTTGTTGCGTTTGTGGAAGGAGtgggagaggaagagaaagtGAGTGATTTGAAGGAGGCGTTTAGGATGTATGAAATGGATGGTTGTGGGTTCATAACGACCAAGAGTTTGAAGAGGATGTTGAGTAGGCTTGGGGAATCAAGGAGCATTGAGGAATGCAACAAAATGATTGCTAAATTTGATCTCAATTCTGATGGTGTTCTTAACTTTGATGAGTTCATGTTCATGATgtcttga
- the LOC111808814 gene encoding putative calcium-binding protein CML19 isoform X2, whose protein sequence is MMDKMALYEKVFKQVDGDGDGKLSPLELQRCMAGVGGSLTLEEAEMVVENLDTDGDGLMGWGEFVAFVEGVGEEEKVSDLKEAFRMYEMDGCGFITTKSLKRMLSRLGESRSIEECNKMIAKFDLNSDGVLNFDEFMFMMS, encoded by the coding sequence ATGATGGACAAAATGGCGTTGTACGAGAAGGTGTTCAAGCAGGTCGACGGAGATGGCGATGGGAAGCTGTCTCCATTGGAGCTGCAGCGGTGTATGGCTGGCGTCGGGGGTAGTTTGACGCTGGAGGAAGCGGAGATGGTGGTGGAGAATTTGGATACGGACGGCGATGGGTTGATGGGGTGGGGTGAATTTGTTGCGTTTGTGGAAGGAGtgggagaggaagagaaagtGAGTGATTTGAAGGAGGCGTTTAGGATGTATGAAATGGATGGTTGTGGGTTCATAACGACCAAGAGTTTGAAGAGGATGTTGAGTAGGCTTGGGGAATCAAGGAGCATTGAGGAATGCAACAAAATGATTGCTAAATTTGATCTCAATTCTGATGGTGTTCTTAACTTTGATGAGTTCATGTTCATGATgtcttga